The following are encoded in a window of Bacillus oleivorans genomic DNA:
- the prfB gene encoding peptide chain release factor 2 (programmed frameshift) — protein MELFEIKQELDKTAKKLADFRGSLDLENKEARMAELEDIMLQPDFWNDQQQAQTIISESNALKDQVGEFKDMAEVHENLELTYDLVKEEKDDDLQAELASELQELIGRVNKFELQILLSQPYDKNNAILELHPGAGGTESQDWGSMLLRMYTRWAEKKGYKVETLDYLPGDEAGIKSVTLLIKGHNAYGYLKAEKGVHRLVRISPFDASGRRHTSFVSCEVMPEFNEEINIEVRNEDLKIDTYRASGAGGQHINTTDSAVRITHIPTGVVVTCQTERSQIKNREQAMKMLKSKLYQRKIEEQEKELAEIRGEQKEIGWGSQIRSYVFHPYSMVKDHRTNTESGNVQAVMDGDIDQFIDAYLRSQIQ, from the exons ATGGAACTTTTTGAAATAAAACAGGAACTAGATAAAACAGCTAAAAAATTAGCGGACTTCAGGGGGTCTCTT GACTTAGAAAACAAAGAGGCACGGATGGCCGAGCTTGAGGATATTATGCTTCAGCCTGATTTTTGGAACGACCAGCAGCAGGCTCAAACAATCATCAGTGAATCCAATGCTTTAAAAGATCAAGTTGGTGAGTTTAAAGATATGGCTGAAGTTCACGAGAATCTTGAGCTCACTTATGATTTAGTAAAAGAAGAAAAAGACGATGACCTACAGGCTGAGCTTGCCTCTGAGCTGCAGGAGCTTATTGGGAGAGTCAACAAATTTGAACTTCAGATTCTCTTGAGCCAGCCTTACGATAAAAATAATGCCATTTTGGAGCTGCATCCTGGAGCGGGCGGAACCGAGTCTCAGGACTGGGGTTCCATGCTTTTGCGGATGTATACAAGATGGGCTGAGAAGAAGGGTTATAAAGTTGAAACGCTTGATTATTTGCCAGGTGACGAAGCCGGCATTAAAAGTGTTACTTTGTTAATCAAGGGTCACAATGCATACGGCTATTTGAAAGCGGAGAAAGGGGTACACCGTTTAGTCCGGATTTCCCCATTCGATGCTTCAGGCCGCCGCCATACTTCTTTTGTTTCTTGTGAAGTGATGCCTGAATTTAACGAAGAAATCAATATCGAAGTCCGAAATGAAGACCTTAAGATTGACACTTACCGTGCAAGTGGAGCAGGTGGTCAGCACATTAACACAACTGATTCGGCAGTTCGTATTACCCACATTCCAACCGGTGTCGTGGTAACCTGTCAAACCGAGCGCTCGCAAATTAAAAACCGTGAGCAAGCCATGAAAATGCTTAAATCGAAACTCTATCAGCGAAAAATTGAAGAGCAGGAAAAAGAGCTAGCCGAAATCCGTGGCGAACAAAAAGAAATCGGCTGGGGTAGCCAAATTCGTTCTTATGTTTTCCACCCATACTCTATGGTAAAAGATCACCGTACTAACACCGAATCCGGTAACGTTCAAGCGGTGATGGACGGAGACATTGATCAGTTTATTGATGCTTATTTGAGATCGCAAATTCAATAG
- the secA gene encoding preprotein translocase subunit SecA — protein MAGILDKIFDPNKRELKRLEKLADQIDALASDMEKLSDEQLRGKTDEFKDRYQKGETLDDLLVEAFAVVREAAKRVLGLYPFHVQLMGGVALHEGNIAEMKTGEGKTLTSTLPVYLNALTGRGVHVITVNEYLAGRDATEMGQLFEALGLKVGLNLNGLSREEKQAAYNADITYGTNNEFGFDYLRDNMVLYREQKVQRPLHFAVIDEVDSILIDEARTPLIISGSARKSTQLYIQANAFVRTLKREEDYTYDEKTKGVQLTETGMSKAEKFFGIENLFDISNVTINHHITQSLKAHVSMHRDVDYVVQDGEVVIVDQFTGRLMKGRRYSDGLHQAIEAKEGLDIQNESMTMATITFQNYFRMYEKLAGMTGTAKTEEEEFRNIYNMNVIVIPTNKPIARDDRPDLIYASMEGKFRAVIEDIADRHQKGQPILVGTVAIETSELISKLLLKKGIRHNVLNAKNHSKEAEIIASAGEQGAVTIATNMAGRGTDIKLGEGVRELGGLAVIGTERHESRRIDNQLRGRSGRQGDPGISQFYLSMEDELMRRFGSDNMKNMMTRLGMDDSQPIQSKMVSRAVESAQKRVEGNNFDARKQLLQYDDVLRQQREIIYNQRNEVLESENLREIVEKMLLSVIERSVEAHMPRTEDEEDWNLRGLIDFVNANLLHEGDITLEDIQHKEHEDVVDMIYAKVQERYNEKENELGSERMREFEKVIVLRSVDSKWIDHIDAMDQLRQGIHLRAYGQINPLREYEQEGFAMFETMVESIEEDVAKYIMKAEIRENLQRQEVAKGHAVDPGKSDGDSKKKRQPVRKSVDVGRNDPCPCGSGKKFKHCHGKEA, from the coding sequence ATGGCTGGAATTTTAGATAAAATTTTTGATCCGAATAAGCGAGAATTGAAACGTCTTGAGAAGCTCGCTGACCAAATCGATGCACTAGCTTCTGACATGGAAAAGCTGTCTGATGAGCAGCTCCGCGGCAAGACAGATGAGTTCAAAGACCGCTATCAAAAAGGGGAAACACTTGATGACCTTCTTGTGGAAGCTTTCGCTGTCGTTCGCGAAGCTGCGAAGCGTGTTTTAGGGCTGTACCCATTCCACGTGCAGCTCATGGGTGGCGTGGCTCTTCATGAAGGAAATATTGCTGAGATGAAAACAGGGGAAGGGAAAACGCTAACGTCTACTTTACCTGTTTATTTAAATGCCTTAACTGGCAGGGGCGTACACGTGATTACTGTCAACGAATACTTAGCTGGCCGTGACGCAACAGAAATGGGCCAATTATTTGAGGCATTAGGGCTTAAGGTTGGGCTCAACTTAAACGGCTTATCAAGAGAAGAAAAGCAGGCTGCTTACAACGCTGATATCACGTACGGAACTAACAACGAGTTTGGCTTCGATTATTTGCGTGATAACATGGTGCTTTATAGAGAACAAAAGGTTCAGCGTCCATTACACTTCGCTGTAATCGACGAGGTTGACTCGATTTTAATTGATGAAGCAAGAACTCCATTAATTATTTCCGGGTCTGCCCGCAAATCGACTCAGCTGTATATTCAAGCGAATGCATTTGTGCGCACTTTGAAGCGTGAGGAAGACTACACCTATGATGAAAAAACAAAAGGTGTTCAGCTAACGGAAACAGGGATGTCCAAAGCTGAAAAATTCTTCGGCATTGAAAACCTGTTTGATATTTCAAATGTAACGATTAACCATCATATTACCCAATCATTGAAAGCACATGTTTCGATGCACCGTGATGTCGATTACGTGGTGCAAGATGGAGAAGTCGTGATTGTTGACCAATTTACCGGCCGTCTGATGAAAGGACGCCGCTATAGTGATGGACTTCACCAGGCCATTGAAGCAAAAGAAGGCTTGGATATTCAAAATGAAAGTATGACGATGGCGACCATTACGTTCCAAAACTACTTCCGTATGTATGAAAAGCTTGCTGGTATGACCGGTACGGCGAAAACGGAAGAAGAGGAATTCCGCAACATTTATAATATGAATGTTATTGTGATACCTACGAATAAACCAATTGCGCGTGATGACCGTCCGGATTTAATTTATGCATCGATGGAAGGGAAATTCCGTGCAGTTATTGAGGATATTGCTGACCGCCATCAGAAAGGACAACCTATTCTTGTTGGTACCGTTGCGATTGAAACTTCTGAATTAATTTCAAAACTTCTTCTGAAAAAAGGAATTCGCCATAACGTATTGAATGCGAAAAACCATAGTAAAGAAGCGGAAATCATTGCATCTGCTGGTGAACAAGGCGCGGTTACGATTGCGACAAACATGGCGGGCCGTGGTACAGATATCAAACTCGGCGAAGGTGTTCGTGAACTTGGCGGTTTGGCAGTCATTGGTACAGAACGTCATGAAAGCCGCCGGATCGATAACCAGCTCCGCGGACGTTCCGGACGTCAAGGGGACCCTGGTATTTCTCAATTCTATCTTTCTATGGAAGATGAATTGATGCGCCGTTTCGGTTCCGACAACATGAAAAACATGATGACTCGTCTTGGAATGGATGATTCGCAGCCAATTCAAAGTAAAATGGTATCCCGAGCCGTTGAATCAGCGCAAAAACGGGTTGAAGGCAACAACTTCGATGCTCGTAAGCAGCTTTTACAATATGATGATGTTCTCCGCCAGCAACGGGAAATCATATACAACCAGCGCAATGAAGTATTAGAATCAGAGAACCTAAGAGAAATTGTTGAAAAAATGCTTCTCTCTGTAATCGAACGTAGTGTCGAGGCTCATATGCCAAGAACAGAAGATGAGGAAGATTGGAACCTTCGCGGTCTGATCGACTTTGTCAACGCAAACCTTCTGCATGAAGGCGACATTACGCTCGAAGACATTCAACATAAAGAACACGAAGATGTCGTGGACATGATTTACGCAAAAGTGCAAGAACGGTATAATGAGAAGGAAAATGAACTTGGTTCAGAGCGTATGCGCGAGTTTGAAAAGGTCATTGTGCTGCGTTCGGTTGACTCGAAGTGGATTGATCACATTGATGCAATGGATCAGCTTCGTCAGGGTATTCATTTACGTGCATACGGACAAATCAATCCGTTGCGTGAATACGAGCAAGAAGGCTTTGCGATGTTCGAAACAATGGTCGAAAGCATTGAAGAAGACGTTGCGAAATATATCATGAAAGCTGAAATTCGTGAAAACCTTCAGCGTCAAGAAGTGGCAAAAGGACACGCGGTTGACCCTGGTAAGAGCGATGGCGACTCCAAGAAAAAACGCCAGCCTGTTCGCAAATCCGTCGATGTCGGCCGTAATGATCCATGCCCATGTGGCAGCGGAAAGAAATTCAAGCACTGCCATGGGAAAGAAGCATAA
- a CDS encoding DUF1028 domain-containing protein, with protein MTFSIVGYDPKAKEWGVAVQSKFLGVGAVVPWAKAGVGAIATQSYANTTYGPRGLAMLERGMSAAMVIHKLIQDDPDHHLRQIGVVDAQGNAASYTGKGCYDWAGGQSGLHFAAQGNILVDEKTVIAMSKTFTQTKGALAERLMAALEKGQEAGGDKRGMQSASLLVVKEKGGYGGFNDRYIDLRVEDHKEPIQELKRIYQLHQLYFAKPSPEKIVRIEGDVEAKLVTELNRRQYLTNQATSSDELHQALTKYIHSENFEMREQEIGLIDLDVLEYMKKQGV; from the coding sequence ATGACATTTTCTATAGTTGGATATGATCCAAAAGCAAAAGAGTGGGGTGTTGCGGTACAATCGAAATTTTTAGGGGTAGGCGCTGTTGTTCCTTGGGCGAAGGCTGGAGTTGGAGCCATCGCAACTCAATCGTATGCTAATACAACATACGGTCCTAGAGGATTAGCCATGCTGGAAAGAGGCATGTCAGCTGCAATGGTCATTCATAAACTGATTCAGGATGATCCGGATCATCATTTGAGACAAATCGGTGTAGTTGATGCTCAAGGGAATGCGGCCAGCTACACGGGGAAAGGCTGCTATGATTGGGCTGGCGGACAGTCTGGACTTCACTTTGCCGCGCAAGGGAATATTCTTGTCGATGAGAAAACCGTAATAGCGATGTCAAAAACATTTACACAGACAAAAGGAGCACTCGCTGAAAGACTGATGGCTGCTTTGGAAAAAGGTCAAGAGGCTGGCGGGGATAAACGCGGGATGCAATCTGCTTCTCTGCTTGTTGTGAAAGAGAAGGGTGGCTACGGCGGGTTTAATGACCGCTATATCGATTTGCGTGTCGAGGATCATAAAGAACCAATTCAGGAGCTAAAACGAATTTATCAGTTACACCAGCTTTATTTTGCCAAACCATCACCTGAAAAAATTGTAAGGATTGAGGGCGATGTCGAAGCAAAACTGGTTACTGAGTTAAACAGACGGCAATATTTAACGAACCAGGCAACATCCTCCGACGAACTCCACCAAGCCCTAACCAAATACATCCACTCTGAAAACTTTGAAATGCGCGAACAGGAAATCGGGTTGATCGATTTAGATGTTTTGGAGTATATGAAAAAACAGGGGGTCTGA
- a CDS encoding chromate transporter yields the protein MIFWEIFLAFFIPGILGYGGGPASIPLIENEVVDRYGWYTVQQFSEIVALGNSLPGPIATKMAGYIGYDVGGVLGALVALFASVAPSMILMIGLLAILLKYKESPKVKRLSTYVRPVIAVLLGVMTLDFFLTSENDLGLWQTLGIGVAAYLLMERFKVHPAFVIGLALVYGGLFLA from the coding sequence ATGATTTTTTGGGAAATCTTTTTAGCGTTTTTTATACCTGGGATTTTGGGTTATGGCGGTGGACCAGCTTCAATTCCGTTGATTGAGAATGAAGTGGTGGACCGCTACGGCTGGTATACCGTCCAACAGTTTAGTGAAATTGTTGCGCTCGGAAATTCCTTGCCGGGTCCGATTGCGACGAAAATGGCTGGTTATATTGGCTATGATGTCGGTGGAGTCTTGGGAGCACTAGTAGCATTATTTGCTTCAGTTGCACCATCGATGATTCTCATGATTGGCTTGCTTGCCATTTTATTAAAATACAAGGAATCACCAAAGGTGAAAAGACTCAGTACCTACGTACGTCCAGTTATCGCGGTTTTACTCGGAGTTATGACACTCGACTTCTTCTTGACCTCTGAAAATGATTTAGGACTTTGGCAAACGCTTGGGATTGGGGTTGCAGCTTATCTGCTGATGGAGCGGTTTAAGGTTCATCCAGCTTTTGTCATTGGGCTGGCACTTGTATACGGGGGATTATTTTTAGCTTAG
- a CDS encoding chromate transporter produces the protein MTLWNIFVAFFRVGILGFGGGPSSIPLFHKEVVGKYKWMNDDEFSDVLALGNALPGPIATKMAGYIGYRVSGIPGLIVSLTATILPTVVAMILLLTVLNAYKDEPWVQGMSQAVVPVVMVMLGVLTWDFLKKSDQSLGWKAASLMVTGAAVLIHFLGVHPAFVIFALLLFALLKKDPAPENQEQVKKERTG, from the coding sequence ATGACACTTTGGAATATTTTTGTTGCCTTCTTCCGCGTTGGAATATTGGGGTTTGGGGGAGGACCATCCTCCATTCCTCTTTTTCATAAAGAGGTCGTGGGCAAGTATAAATGGATGAATGATGATGAGTTTTCGGATGTATTGGCACTAGGAAACGCGTTGCCTGGACCAATTGCGACGAAAATGGCTGGCTATATCGGATACCGAGTGAGCGGGATTCCGGGACTGATTGTATCCCTCACAGCTACCATTCTGCCTACTGTTGTTGCCATGATTTTATTATTAACTGTCTTAAATGCCTATAAGGATGAGCCATGGGTACAGGGGATGTCGCAAGCGGTTGTTCCGGTTGTAATGGTGATGCTCGGTGTGCTTACCTGGGATTTTTTAAAAAAATCGGATCAGTCACTTGGGTGGAAAGCTGCTTCATTAATGGTGACCGGAGCTGCCGTTTTGATTCATTTTTTAGGCGTGCATCCTGCGTTTGTCATCTTTGCCCTCCTTCTATTTGCGTTATTGAAAAAAGATCCGGCTCCAGAGAATCAAGAGCAGGTTAAGAAGGAGAGAACAGGATGA
- a CDS encoding gamma-glutamyltransferase family protein, which produces MFTDFLNHPYPSQRMTTFARNGMVATSQPLASQAGLEILQKGGNAIDAAIATAATLTVVEPTSNGIGSDAFALVWVKGKLHGLNSSGRAPQSISIETLKEKGHEKMPAFGWTPVTVPGAPGAWAALSKKFGKLPLTEVLKPAIRLADECYPLSPILAKYWGIAYNRFKQEFITEEFQPWFDTFAPNGRVPKVGEIWRSEGHARTLQSIAETNAESFYRGELAEKIAAFSEKHGGYLSKEDLAAFEAEWVNPISVNYRGYDVWEIPPNGQGIVALMALNIAQGFDMKYRDDVDSVHHQLEAIKLAFTDGKAFITDPKDMKITTEALLSESYAAERRALIGETAIEPTPYTPPKGGTVYLATADSEGNMVSYIQSNYMGFGSGIVVPGTGISLQNRGHDFSLDPEHPNALKPGKKTYHTIIPGFLTKDNEAVGPFGVMGGYMQPQGHMQVVMNTVDFGLNPQAALDAPRWQWLEGKKFVVEPHFPNHVAQALARKGHQIQVALDTGGFGRGQIIWRDPETGVLMGGTESRTDGAIAAW; this is translated from the coding sequence ATGTTTACAGATTTTCTTAATCATCCCTACCCATCGCAGCGAATGACGACTTTTGCTAGGAATGGGATGGTTGCAACCTCGCAACCGCTCGCTTCGCAGGCAGGGCTGGAAATTTTACAAAAAGGCGGAAATGCGATTGACGCCGCAATCGCAACAGCAGCAACATTAACCGTTGTAGAGCCAACTTCAAATGGAATCGGCAGTGATGCATTCGCCCTTGTTTGGGTGAAGGGCAAGCTACATGGCTTAAATTCGAGCGGGAGAGCGCCGCAAAGCATTTCAATTGAAACCCTTAAAGAAAAGGGTCATGAAAAAATGCCTGCATTTGGCTGGACGCCGGTTACCGTTCCTGGTGCACCAGGCGCTTGGGCGGCTCTTTCGAAAAAATTCGGTAAGCTTCCATTAACGGAAGTGTTGAAACCTGCGATCCGTTTAGCAGACGAATGCTATCCATTAAGCCCAATCCTCGCGAAGTACTGGGGAATTGCCTATAACCGTTTCAAGCAAGAATTTATAACGGAAGAGTTCCAACCATGGTTTGATACATTTGCACCAAATGGCCGCGTGCCAAAAGTTGGAGAAATCTGGCGTTCAGAAGGTCATGCCCGAACACTTCAGTCCATTGCAGAAACAAATGCTGAAAGCTTTTATCGCGGCGAGCTCGCTGAAAAAATCGCTGCTTTTTCGGAAAAGCATGGCGGATATTTATCAAAAGAAGATTTGGCCGCTTTTGAAGCAGAATGGGTTAATCCGATTTCGGTTAACTATCGTGGTTATGATGTCTGGGAAATCCCGCCAAATGGGCAGGGAATTGTCGCATTAATGGCGCTCAATATTGCACAAGGGTTTGACATGAAGTATCGTGACGACGTCGATTCAGTCCACCATCAATTGGAAGCCATAAAATTAGCATTTACGGATGGAAAAGCATTTATTACAGACCCTAAAGATATGAAGATTACAACTGAAGCGCTGCTTTCTGAAAGCTATGCTGCTGAGCGGAGAGCTTTAATTGGTGAAACAGCAATTGAACCAACACCTTATACTCCGCCAAAAGGCGGAACGGTCTACTTGGCAACAGCTGACAGCGAAGGAAATATGGTCTCTTATATTCAAAGTAACTATATGGGCTTTGGCTCAGGAATCGTGGTACCTGGAACAGGTATTTCCCTGCAAAACCGCGGTCATGATTTTTCACTTGATCCTGAGCATCCCAATGCTTTAAAACCAGGCAAGAAAACGTATCATACAATTATTCCTGGATTCCTTACAAAGGATAATGAGGCTGTTGGTCCATTTGGAGTTATGGGTGGCTATATGCAGCCTCAAGGTCACATGCAGGTTGTCATGAATACAGTCGATTTCGGTCTAAATCCGCAAGCTGCATTAGATGCACCAAGATGGCAATGGCTTGAAGGAAAGAAGTTTGTGGTCGAACCGCACTTCCCGAACCATGTGGCACAAGCGTTAGCGCGTAAAGGTCACCAAATTCAAGTTGCGCTTGATACCGGAGGATTTGGCCGCGGACAAATTATCTGGCGCGATCCGGAAACTGGAGTTTTGATGGGTGGTACTGAATCGAGAACGGATGGCGCGATTGCCGCTTGGTAG
- a CDS encoding Lrp/AsnC family transcriptional regulator, with amino-acid sequence MKLDDTDLKILELLTENGRLSYVDIGKELGLSRVSVRDRVQQLMRNGVIEKFSVVLNSEKVGKKVSAFFEVDCEPGSLVEVAQTLADNPSVASCYQMTGPSTLHMHVLVEDFTSLEKFINNELYSLKGITRVESHILLRRFKSRSGLKL; translated from the coding sequence ATGAAATTAGACGACACGGATTTAAAAATATTAGAGCTGTTAACCGAGAACGGAAGACTGTCTTATGTGGACATTGGTAAGGAATTGGGATTATCGAGAGTTTCAGTGCGGGATCGGGTTCAGCAGCTGATGCGGAATGGCGTCATTGAAAAGTTTAGTGTGGTTTTAAATTCTGAAAAAGTCGGAAAGAAGGTTTCGGCTTTTTTCGAGGTGGATTGTGAACCAGGGTCGCTGGTTGAAGTAGCACAAACTTTAGCGGATAATCCAAGTGTGGCGAGCTGCTATCAAATGACAGGACCGAGCACCTTACATATGCATGTTTTAGTTGAGGATTTTACGAGCCTTGAGAAATTTATTAATAATGAATTGTATAGTTTAAAAGGGATTACCCGGGTGGAAAGTCATATTCTACTACGGAGATTTAAGAGCCGTTCCGGGCTAAAATTATAA
- a CDS encoding HD-GYP domain-containing protein, which produces MKKVPLRYVKEGDVLAIDLYTEDFLLLLNRGTRLSSPLLALIEKRDIRELYIEDEYTDDVLYNPIIEHRGRKELHREIYRVLFNYLSQEEISSKFNSIDLGREFEHIARTLLNYIAPKPQILHSFHDLHQFDHSMFQHSLNVGILSGVIGVELGLAKNELVELMVGAMLFDIGMTRLPRQVLTKKGRLSLIERMVVQRHAEIGFKLLVRQRNISEMSALCALYHHERLDGGGYPNRLSDQSIHLYPRIVAVADVFDALTAKRHYRDSYTAHEAVEYLYAAGGSMFDVEIIKAFLRCVSIYPPGSRVQLNNGLSAVVVKGFSDYPLRPLVRIIEDKKGKILPTPIDVDLRIHKNITIVKS; this is translated from the coding sequence ATGAAAAAAGTACCTTTAAGATATGTGAAGGAAGGCGATGTACTCGCCATTGATTTATATACAGAAGATTTTCTCCTCTTATTAAATAGAGGTACGAGACTCTCTTCCCCGCTCCTCGCCTTAATCGAAAAACGCGATATTCGCGAATTATATATTGAAGATGAATATACGGACGATGTATTATATAACCCAATCATCGAGCACCGTGGCCGTAAAGAGCTGCACCGGGAAATCTATCGGGTCCTTTTCAACTATTTATCGCAGGAAGAGATTAGCTCCAAATTCAATTCAATTGACTTAGGCAGAGAATTTGAACATATCGCAAGAACCCTGTTAAATTACATCGCGCCAAAACCGCAGATCCTACATAGCTTTCATGACCTCCATCAATTTGACCATTCGATGTTCCAGCATTCCTTAAATGTTGGGATCCTTTCGGGCGTGATCGGGGTCGAGCTGGGGCTTGCTAAAAATGAACTGGTAGAACTGATGGTAGGTGCGATGCTTTTTGATATTGGCATGACCCGTTTGCCAAGACAGGTATTAACGAAAAAGGGCAGACTTAGCCTAATCGAGCGAATGGTTGTCCAGCGGCATGCCGAGATTGGCTTTAAGCTCCTGGTCAGGCAACGTAATATTTCTGAGATGTCAGCGTTATGTGCTCTTTACCATCATGAGCGTTTAGATGGCGGCGGTTATCCGAACCGGCTCTCAGATCAATCGATTCACCTTTACCCTCGGATTGTCGCGGTTGCCGATGTGTTTGACGCCTTAACGGCTAAGCGCCACTATCGTGATTCTTATACAGCACATGAAGCGGTTGAATATTTATATGCTGCGGGGGGTTCAATGTTTGATGTCGAAATTATTAAAGCCTTTTTGCGGTGTGTCTCGATTTACCCGCCCGGCTCTAGGGTCCAGCTCAATAACGGGTTATCGGCTGTAGTGGTCAAAGGCTTTTCAGACTACCCGCTCCGGCCGTTAGTAAGAATTATCGAAGACAAAAAAGGAAAGATTTTACCCACCCCAATTGACGTGGACCTGCGTATCCATAAAAACATTACGATAGTTAAAAGTTAA
- the hpf gene encoding ribosome hibernation-promoting factor, HPF/YfiA family, which produces MNYIVRGENIEVTAALRDYVEKKISKLEKYFTESPNADVHVNLKVVPDKQAKVEVTIPMPQLLLRAEEKNPDMYAAIDLIVDKLERQIRKHKTKVNRKLREKGSTKEVFAVHEESASAVATEADIDSDSDLEIVRTKRFDLKPMDSEEAILQMNMLGHNFYVYTDAETNLTNVVYKRKDGKYGLIETV; this is translated from the coding sequence ATGAACTATATTGTTCGTGGTGAAAACATTGAAGTAACAGCTGCATTAAGGGATTACGTAGAGAAGAAGATTAGCAAGCTGGAAAAGTACTTTACTGAGTCTCCAAATGCCGATGTCCATGTGAATTTGAAAGTGGTTCCTGATAAGCAAGCCAAGGTTGAAGTAACGATTCCGATGCCACAGCTTTTACTTCGGGCTGAAGAAAAAAATCCAGATATGTATGCAGCTATTGATCTTATTGTCGATAAGCTGGAACGACAAATTCGCAAGCACAAAACAAAAGTCAACCGCAAATTGCGTGAAAAAGGAAGTACAAAAGAGGTTTTTGCCGTTCATGAAGAAAGTGCCTCTGCGGTTGCAACAGAAGCAGATATAGATAGTGATAGCGATTTAGAAATTGTCCGCACGAAGCGCTTTGATCTGAAGCCAATGGATAGTGAAGAAGCGATTTTACAAATGAATATGCTCGGACATAACTTTTACGTCTATACCGATGCTGAAACGAATTTAACGAATGTTGTATATAAAAGAAAAGACGGGAAATACGGTTTAATTGAGACGGTCTAA